The Aspergillus oryzae RIB40 DNA, chromosome 5 genome segment CCCAAGCACCACTGCAGCTGagggccaaagcagcaccCAGAAGGAATCCACATCTaagccatccaagaaggatgatgCCCCCGAGAATGTCGGTTTCCCGCCCAAGACTGACCATGTGAGCAAGGAGGCTCTTCGCGGTCCCTCTGTCGCTGAGCCCAGAGAGCACTGGAAGCAGGATGAAAAGGTTGCTAAGGCCGAGGATAATGATAAGCCTGGTAAGTTATATCTTTAaccctctctcttccacaaGGATCCCGGGAAATGGATGAGGCTAACTGTTGAGGTGtagctgcagcagctggtgAGCCTGGCGCTAGCAACAAGGCGGATTCTTCTGAGAAGAAGCATACTAAGGATAGTTCCCATTCGGGAGGCACTTTGTCTcatatcaaggagaaggtggagaaggttaTTCACCCTCATAAGTCCTAAGATCAAAAATTGGCCTGCAGATTGTGATGTGTGACGATTAAAACTTGATGACCTGTTTGTGTACTGTTAGTTCTCGCGGATTAGTTTAGTGTATAGTCTGTACAATAATGGAAGATACCTTTTGAAGTCAAGTTCTATTTAAATCCTAACCAGTGCATTATATCTAGAGTGAGGGTATTATGCTAAACCAGGGTAAACACTGTATATCCGGCAGAAGTATCGCCGAAGTATTATCCTCCATACGTATATGTCCGGGCAAGATGCTTAAATCTACTCAAACAGCATCTTAATATCCtcgatcctctccttcttatcctcatttccatctcctccaactctcAACCCTAGCGACCCAGCAATATTCATCTTCCGCTCCTGTACCCGTAACATCCTCGCCTCGATCGAATCCTTAACAACAAATCGCGTAACAGCCACATCCCTCAATTGACCCATACGATGAACGCGATCAATAGCCTGGGCCTCGATGGCGAAACTCCACCACGGATCCATCATGAACACATTACTAGCAGCCGTGAGGTTAAGCCCCACGCCACCGGCCCGAAGACTGATAAGAAGAACCCTGGGACTGGGGCTCGCTGATGCGTGGCCATTCCTAGTTGGTAGTGGTTTTCTGGTAAAGGGGCTATTGATGTCGTCTTCTCGCTCTGcgtcttcgatttcttcttggtcgAAGGTTTCTGTTTTGTTGAACTGGGCGAGCACTTCGGCTCGGGCTTTTTGGGCCATTGTTCCGTCGAGACGGACGTAGGTGATTCCCGCTTTATCCAGTTGGGGGGCGATTAGGTCGAGGAAGCTGGTGAATTGGGAGAAGACGACGGATTTGGTGTTTGAGGGCACGCGGTggaggtggttgatgaggGAGTGGATTTTGGCGGATGTGTGGGCGGAAGGGGAGAGGGGGTTTATTCGGCGGAGGGAGATTCGGGGTGCGGGTTGAGTGCTGGATGGAGGCGTGCTGCTGTATAGATCGTTTTCTGTGGGCGTGGTGGTTGGGGATTGATGGCGGATGACTTCGAAGATATCTCTGCTGCTTATTGGGGCCCGGCATGAGAAACATCGGGGAGAGTCGCCCTTGTCTTGTTGGTGGCGTATATAGTCCTCTAGGCATTTTTTGCATGCGCTGTGCCAGCAGGTGGTTACTGCTGGGTCGATCATAGGTTCCTCCGAGCAGATGGGACATTCGCCGCTAGATTCGTTCTGAATCTGTTTTAATGCGTAGGTGGTGAATTTGTTGGAAgattcttggccttggttGGAGTCTGCTGattctgttgttgttgtgaaCCGGTCTATAAGCTCCTGTAGGTCCATGTCGTCCTTGAACCCGTTGCCATCGTTGGCTGCCGccgctgcatcttcttcgtctgctACGATGGTCTTGTTGCGGGTTAGAATTGGATGGCAGCATGTTTGGCGTAGACGGAGAATCTGAGCGAAGATTGTCGTGAAGGACTTCAGCAAGGTACCTGCCTCGATGTTGTCGTTGAATGTACGTTTGGCTCGGGTATAGATATAATCATAaatctctctttcttgctccGGGAGTTCGACCTCTTCGATTGTAATGGTCCGACGTGGCAATGGTACTAAAGGTTCCCCTTCTGGGGTTTTCATCGTCTTGGTGCGTCGGAGGACTAGAGGCTCAAGAACAGTTTGTACCACATTGAGAGCCCGTACGTAGTCCTTCGACTCGAAAGGCACAGTAATAAAGGTTTTCCAGAAGGAGAAATTATTCCATGGCTCAACCTTGAGAAACCGTACTAAGCTGaacaaatcctccaagcGATTAACGATAGGTGTCCCCGTCAGGACCCATCGGTGAGTCGCTTTAAGCTCGTAACAAGCTCTTGCCGTCTTCGACAGTCTATTCTTGATAAGGTGTGCTTCATCAAGAATGACACGGAAGAATTCTACCGAGAACAGACCACCTGGGGCAGCAGCTGAAAATGTTGCTGACGACAACATCTGTCGATATTCTGAAAGGATAACTCCGTAACTCGTGACTATTACATTGGGAGCAGTAGGGTTACCTGCTGCGCACAACTCTCTGAGGTTCACATACTTCTCATTACCGTAGTACATTAGGACCTTCATGGAACCTGGTTCAGAGGCCTTAAGGGATTCACTCTCCCActgcgaaagaagagaagtgggAGCAACAACAAGAGTAGTGTAAGGAGCAGGCACCACgccagaggatgaggaaggtagCCTTGCTAGACCGGAAACAGAGCTTGGGCCATCTGCTGCTTGGCCGGGAGGTACGTTTCTATGCGAGTGAACAAGACTAAGCATCTCGATAGTTTTACCCAAGCCCATTTCATCAGccaagatgcctccaagaCAGTGCTGTTCTTGTGCGGGGAAGTCGAGACTAAGCTCTCCGGAATACGGGTTGACGTAGAAGTGATCAAGGCCCTCAATAGTCGGAAGGTTGTTATCCTCAACATCTTTAGCTGGCCACGCATACTCTTCCCACAGCGGGTTCATTGATGGACCTCTAGCGGACTTGTTATCTTTCTCCTTGGCTAACATCCAGTGGAGGGCTTGCTTCTGATACTTTCGGAGGCTCAACGAGAATGTCGGCGGAGGGTCTGCCTCCGGCATACTGAAGTCGAAAGTCTGGGCCTTCTTGTATAGAGTATCAAGTTGACCTTCCTCTAGTTCCGGGgactcttcatcttcagatGAGTCGTTATTGgatttgttttcctttttatttttatcgTACTGTTCCGCTATCTCCACTGCACGCAGCAAGCCTTCCTTCTTATGTTTCAGCGTCATGTCGTTTGCTGAGGTCGGTTGCAGACCGATTTCATCGAAGAGCTTCACCAGAGCGACCTGGCGAAGTCGTAACCGCTTCTCTTCGgtactttctttctcttcgaaGATGTTTGTCGATCGATTATCATCGATTGAGCTATCGAGCATGCCGGATTGAAACGCCTCTATACGTAAGTAACACCACAGCTGCAGGTATATAGTGTCGTTCACGCGGACTCTGTCCGGTGCGAACACACACACTCCCTCGAGCTTACAGACTTTTTGGTCAAGCAAAGTGGACACCCATGCCGCGGTCTCCTGAGGAAGTCTTCCAATTTCCTGGCCAGCCTGATTGGTGAAGCGGGTTAGAACGTCACCTCTGTTATTTGTGAAAACCCTCCCTCCACGGCCACGCTTCGAAACCGGTTGCGACCTTGCACGCTCAATATTAACACGATCTCCATGTTTGATGAACCCCACTCCACTCCGAGTCGCCCAGGCACCTACGCCGAAGGCACCGACGTATCTGATCGAGGGTTGGGAGGTATTTCGGGGTGCAATGTCAGCCGGCGCACCACTCCCCTTCCTTGCTGGCCCATTCCCAAACATAGATGTCTGATTAACAGGCGTAGACCGTGTGGACAGCGTTGGTTGGGATATCAGCGTGGTTTGGTTCCTTGCGCTACCAGAGGGTGACTTCCATGAACCATCGAAATAAACGTTAATCGCCCTCTCTAGATCACCGCCAGCTGCACTCCGAATCTTGCGTATCGTGTCTGATGAGAGACGCTCCCCGATGATACTAATAAAGACCTCCGTGTCAAATCCATCTGTGTCCTCTTGTGCTGGTACGTTTTCTGTTGTCACTCGCTCCTCCTGAATTCCTGGTAGTGCACCATTTTGTATCGTTGAAGTTGGCCCTTGCCCTATAGTATCTCCGGAGATTTCCCCTTCTCGTTCTTGTGGCGATGTATAGCTCGTGGTCTGCTGATCATCGTCTCGTATATACCCATTTCCCTCTCCGTTTACCGAAATTGCTGCATCCCCAAGCTGTACACCATGGGATTGAATGACCGGTGGTTCATCATCGTGAGTGGAACGAGGAGTAGACGCGTCGAGGGATGCAGCTGTAGAGTCAATGGGAGAAGGCTTGGtgtcctcctcttcatcgacgAAAAAACGTCTCCTTTTCAAGGGACGGTCGTTAATATCCCCCGATTCCATCATGTAGCGACCGCCGCTCTAGTAGGTGAGAGAAAAAATTCCTGTCAGGGGTTTCAGGGCGCGCAAATCCTTTGATGCTCGCATAGTTAATAATCTGGATGAATGATTGGCGCGGAGGACGCGCCGGAGATACGCGAACTCACGGGCCGACGTCATTTTTTGCTGGTCCCAAAAGGGCAAAATTGTCAATCCCTCAGCATATCTTCTATCTCGGGTTAGGGAAATGTATGTGCTATTACCTCTTATCCTTCTATTGTCATTTTAGCTAATTGTTTGACGCAGCTCCACCTTGAATCAGGTACGGCGTACCCGCAATGctatttcatcctctctccGGGGTTTTCTAGTTCGACCGCAAAATAGCCACCGCCACTACAAAAGAGAcccttcaacttcctcccaTCACCATGTCACCACTCAAAGAAATGCTCCAGCCCACACGCGGCGCAAGC includes the following:
- a CDS encoding DEAD/DEAH box helicase (helicase-like transcription factor HLTF/DNA helicase RAD5, DEAD-box superfamily), which translates into the protein MESGDINDRPLKRRRFFVDEEEDTKPSPIDSTAASLDASTPRSTHDDEPPVIQSHGVQLGDAAISVNGEGNGYIRDDDQQTTSYTSPQEREGEISGDTIGQGPTSTIQNGALPGIQEERVTTENVPAQEDTDGFDTEVFISIIGERLSSDTIRKIRSAAGGDLERAINVYFDGSWKSPSGSARNQTTLISQPTLSTRSTPVNQTSMFGNGPARKGSGAPADIAPRNTSQPSIRYVGAFGVGAWATRSGVGFIKHGDRVNIERARSQPVSKRGRGGRVFTNNRGDVLTRFTNQAGQEIGRLPQETAAWVSTLLDQKVCKLEGVCVFAPDRVRVNDTIYLQLWCYLRIEAFQSGMLDSSIDDNRSTNIFEEKESTEEKRLRLRQVALVKLFDEIGLQPTSANDMTLKHKKEGLLRAVEIAEQYDKNKKENKSNNDSSEDEESPELEEGQLDTLYKKAQTFDFSMPEADPPPTFSLSLRKYQKQALHWMLAKEKDNKSARGPSMNPLWEEYAWPAKDVEDNNLPTIEGLDHFYVNPYSGELSLDFPAQEQHCLGGILADEMGLGKTIEMLSLVHSHRNVPPGQAADGPSSVSGLARLPSSSSGVVPAPYTTLVVAPTSLLSQWESESLKASEPGSMKVLMYYGNEKYVNLRELCAAGNPTAPNVIVTSYGVILSEYRQMLSSATFSAAAPGGLFSVEFFRVILDEAHLIKNRLSKTARACYELKATHRWVLTGTPIVNRLEDLFSLVRFLKVEPWNNFSFWKTFITVPFESKDYVRALNVVQTVLEPLVLRRTKTMKTPEGEPLVPLPRRTITIEEVELPEQEREIYDYIYTRAKRTFNDNIEAGTLLKSFTTIFAQILRLRQTCCHPILTRNKTIVADEEDAAAAANDGNGFKDDMDLQELIDRFTTTTESADSNQGQESSNKFTTYALKQIQNESSGECPICSEEPMIDPAVTTCWHSACKKCLEDYIRHQQDKGDSPRCFSCRAPISSRDIFEVIRHQSPTTTPTENDLYSSTPPSSTQPAPRISLRRINPLSPSAHTSAKIHSLINHLHRVPSNTKSVVFSQFTSFLDLIAPQLDKAGITYVRLDGTMAQKARAEVLAQFNKTETFDQEEIEDAEREDDINSPFTRKPLPTRNGHASASPSPRVLLISLRAGGVGLNLTAASNVFMMDPWWSFAIEAQAIDRVHRMGQLRDVAVTRFVVKDSIEARMLRVQERKMNIAGSLGLRVGGDGNEDKKERIEDIKMLFE